The genomic region CGGAAACCGCACCGCCAGCGATTCGCTGGTCTCGGCAGATGTAGTCACAGAATCGAGGATGATCCGCGCGGGGCCCCGCCGAACAGGGCAAGAAGTCACTTCTGAGGGGTTACCCCCGCCACGCCCGCTAGATGACCGACAGCGCGATCCCGTCGAGGATGTCGTGCTCGCTGACCACCAGCTCGTCGATGCCGGCGCGTTCGGCCAGCGCGGCGGCCAGTTCCTCGACGACGATGGCGCCGCCGCCGATCACATCGACGCGGCCCTCGTGCATCGGGCCGAGCACGGCGCGCTCGGCGCGCGGCATCGCGATCAGCCGTGCGCAGACCGGCAGCAGGTCGTCGAGGCGCACCCGCGACAGGTGAATCCGCTCGGAGTCGTAGGTCGCCATGTTCTGAGCCAGCGCCGACAGCGTGGTCATGGTGCCGGCCACCCCGACCCAGGTGCGGGCCTGTTCGACCGGCACCGCGGCGAACGCCTGGGCCAGCGCGTCACGCACCACCTCGCGTGCGGCGGCGATCTCGGCTGCGGTGGGCGGATCGGAGTGCAGGCAGCGTTCGGTGAGCCGCACACAGCCGATGTCGACCGAGCGGCTGGCGACCACGGCCGGGCCGGATTCCGCGGTGCCCAGCACCACCTCGGTGGATCCGCCGCCGAGGTCGACGACGACGAACGGCGCTGCGGCGGCGTCCAATTCGGCGACTGCACCGCGGAACGACAGCGCCGCCTCCTCGGTGCCGGTGATCACCTCGGCGACCGCACCGTCGACCACCGGGCCGAGCACCTCGGCCGTCATCGCGAAGAACACGTCGCGGTTGGCGGCGTCGCGGGTCGCCGACGTCGCCACCATGCGCAGTCTCTCCACCCCGTGGTGGCGCATCAGTTCGGCGTAGTCGGCCAGCGCGGCGCGGGTCCGTTCGATGGCCTCGGGCGCGAACCGCCCGGTGGCGTCGACCCCCTGGCCGAGCCGCACGATCCGCATCTCGCGGTGCACGTCGGTCAGCCTGCCGTCGACGCGGTCGGCGATCAGCAGCCGGATCGAGTTGGTGCCGCAGTCGATCGCGCCGACCCTCATCGCCGCCACCTCTCCGGGTCGATGACGCCGGCCAGCGCCGGATCGTCGGCGAGCATGGCCAGCGCCTCGTCCCCGAACGGGTTGACGCCGGGCCCCTTGGCCAGCGAGTGCGCGATCAGCACGTGCAGGCACTTCACCCGGTCGGGCATGCCGCCGCCGGAGAACGTGGTGCCCAGCGACTCGATCGCGTCGCGCTCGGCCAGGTACGCCTCGTGCGCGGCGCGGTAGGCCGCCGCCAGCTCCTCGTCGGCCTGCAGCCGCTCGGTCATCTCGCGCATCACCCCGGCCGACTCCAGCCGGCTGGCCGCCGCGGTCAGCGCGGGGTGGGTGAGGTAGTACAGCGTCGGGAACGGGGTGCCGTCGGGCAGCCGCGGCGCGGTCTTGACGACGCCGGGTTCCCCGTTGGGGCAGCGGTAGGCGATCTCGAGGACACCGCGAGGCTCACGACCCAGTTGCTTCGCGACGGCGTCGAGGTCCGCGCGGCTAACCACCGGGCACCGGCGGGGGCGGCGGGACGTCGGGCCCGGCCGGCGGCGGGCCCGGCACTTCGGGACCTTCACCGGGAGGGGGCGTAACCCCGTGCGGCGCATCGGCGATCGTGTGCCACAGCGAGGTGTACCAGGGCTGGCCGGGGTCGACGGCCAGCGCCTGTTCCTCCTCTTCGGTCACCGGTGTCACGGCCTCGGGCGGCAACTGCACCTGATACGGGATCTCGCCGGGCATCACGAAGCCGAGCCGCTCGCGGGCCTGCGCCGCCACGAACACCGGGTCGGCGAGTTTGACCTTCTGCTGCTCGAGTTCGGCGATCTGCGCTCTCAACTGCTCCTCGGTGGCCTTGAGTTGCTGCATCTCGGTGCGCTGGGCGAAGTAGGTACGCACGGGTCCGGCGATCGTCAGCGTCAGCACGCACACCACCGCGGCCAGGATCGCGGCGCGTCGGGCCGCCGATCCGAACCGCTGCTCGGACTGCTGCTCCGCGGACTCCATGGCCCGCCGGATGATGACGCTGGTGTCGCCGGTGTCGGCGTCGCCCGCGGGCCGCGAGTCGGCCGTGCGCGGTTCGCGTCGTGCCGCGGCGCGCGGCCGACCCTTGCCGGCGGGACCGCCCTTACCCGGCTTCCCGGGCCGGGAGGACGGTGACCGCCGTTTCGGGTCGGGCCGCTTCGCTTCGGGCACAGACGAATCCGGTTACTTGGCTTCCACTGCGAAGCGGGGGAACGCCAGGTCGCCCGCGTAGCGGGCGGCGTCGCCGAGGTTCTCCTCGATGCGCAGCAGCTGGTTGTACTTGGCGACCCGCTCGCTGCGGGCGGGCGCACCGGTCTTGATCTGGCCGCTGCCCACCGCGACCGCCAGGTCGGCGATCGTGGTGTCCTCGGTCTCACCGCTGCGGTGGCTCATCATCGTGCGGTAGCCGCTGTTGTGCGCCAGCGTGACGGCGTCCAGCGTCTCGGTCAGGGTGCCGATCTGGTTCACCTTCACCAGCAGTGCGTTGGCGGCGCCCTTCTGGATGCCCTCCTCGAGACGCTCCGGGTTGGTGACGAACAGGTCGTCGCCGACCAGCTGCACGCGGTCGCCGATCGCGGCGGTCAGCGCCACCCAGCCGTCCCAGTCGTCCTCGGACAGCGGGTCCTCGATCGACAGCAGCGGGTAGGTGTCGAGCAGGCTCGCGTAGAACTGGCCCATCTGCTCGGCGGTGCGGACCTCGTTCTCGAACTTGTAGCCCTCACCGGCGGTGAAGAACTCGGTGGCGGCGACGTCGAGCGCCAGCGCGACGTCGGTGCCCAGCTTGTAGCCGGCGCCCTCGATGGCCGATGCGATCAGGTCCAGCGCGGCCTTGGTGCCCGCGACGTCGGGGGCGAAGCCGCCCTCGTCACCCAGGCCGGTGGCCAGGCCCTGCTTCTTGAGCACCGACTTCAGCGAGTGGTACACCTCGGCGCCCCAGCGCAGCGCCTCCTTGAACGAGCTCGCGCCGATCGGGGCGATCATGAACTCCTGCACGTCGACGCCGGTGTCGGCGTGGGCGCCGCCGTTGAGGATGTTCATCATCGGCACCGGCAGGATGTGGGCGTTCGGGCCGCCCACGTAGCGGAACAGGTCCAGGTCGGCGGCCTGTGCGGCGGCCTTGGCCACCGCCAGCGAGGCGCCCAGGATCGCGTTGGCGCCCAGCCGCGACTTGTCCGGGGTGCCGTCGAGGTCCAGCAACGCCTGGTCGACGAGGCGCTGGTCGTCGGCCTGCAGGCCGATGATGGCCGGGCCGATCTCGTCGAGCACGGCCTCCACGGCCTTCTCGACGCCCTTACCGCCGTAGCGGGCGCCGCCGTCGCGCAGCTCGACGGCCTCGTGCTCGCCGGTCGACGCCCCCGAGGGCACGGCCGCGCGGGCGAAGGACCCGTCGGCCAGTAGAACCTCAACCTCGACCGTCGGGTTTCCGCGGGAGTCGAGGATCTCTCGGGCTCCGACCTGATCGATAGTGGGCACTGGCGTCTCCTTGTGTCCTCGGCTGAAGCGATTTCGGTCTCAGCCTAGATGTTGGCTGTTGGAGATGCCGAAAGAGGCGGGACGGCGACGGTCGGTTCACCGACCCGCCGCCCGCTCGCCGCACAACGTCATCACCGTGCTGGTCACGCTGGCCACCGCCTTGCCGTCGCGGCGCAGCACCTCGCAGAGGTAGTGGGTGATGGTGCGGCCGCTGTGCACCGGCCGGGCGTGGGCGGTCAGGCGGCACGGCCCCGAACGCGCTGCGGCTGGCCCTGGCCACCCCGTCGCTGGACGAGCTCGCCGAGGCGCTGCGGCGGGTGCGCGACACGGTGTGACGCTTACAGCGGGTGTCCGTTGGCGTAGGCGGTGGCCCAGTCCCGGACCGCGCGGGCGTACTGGTCGGAGTGGTTGTAGGCGCGCAACGCCGCCATCCAGCCGCGCGGCGTGGACAGATCCTTGCCGGTCCAGCACAGGTAGCCGGCGGCCGACAGCGCGGCGTCGTCCATGTTGTCGACGTTGATCTCGCCGTCGTTGTTGGCGTCGACGCCGTAGAGCCGCCAGGTCTCGGGGATGAACTGCATCGGCCCCATCGCGCGGGCGTACTGCGAGTCGCCGTCGTGGCTGACCGCCTCGTTGTCGAGGATCTCCAGATTGCCGCCGCTGCCGTCGAGCCAGACACCGCGGATCGGCGGTTCGACGTCGCCGTTGGCGGTGATCTCGGCGCCCCGGTAGGTGCCGTGGTGGCTCTCCACCTGCCCGATTCCGGCCAGCGTGGTCCAGGCCAGCTTGCAGTCCGGGTTCTCCACCTCGGCGACCCGTGCGGCGTAGGCGTAGGCCTCCAGCGCGGCGACCGGGATGCCGAGGGCGGGTGCCCGCTCGGCGGCCCATTCGTGCAACTGGTCGGCGGGCCTGCCCTCGGCGTAGGTGTCGATGGCCGGCACCGGGTCACCCGGTGGTGGCGGCACACCCTCAGGGATGGGGGTTCCCAGCTGCCACGAGCAGCTCGACGCCAACAGCAGCGCCGTCGCCCCTAGGACGGCGACTGCGCGCATCCATCGCACCGGCGGCACCAATTCCCCTCAACCCAAACTACGGTCGCTTTCCATAGTTCCACGCGTTGCGGACATCGTGACCCGTCGGCATGCGCCGAACCGGGGCCGGCAAACTATCCGCTGCCGGGCCAGTGCGCCCGCCACTCCTCTTCGGTGACGGTGCCCAGCGCCGCGTCGACGAGCTCGTCGGGCTCACCGCCGCGCCTGGCGGCTGCGATGGCCCGTTCGGCCACGCGCACGGTGTCCATGAAGTCCAGCACCGCCGAGCGCAGCGTGTTCTCCGCGTCCCCGTCGGCGCGCACCGTGACCGCCGTGATCTGCGGCGGGATCAGGTCCGCGGGCAGCCCGGCGGCGGTGACCCGGTCGATCACCTTCTGCGCCAACGCCAGTGCGGGCTGGGCGGTCGGCACGTCGTCCATCGCGGAGAAGGCCCGCTTCGCCCGCTTCTCCAACGCCTTGCGTTCCTCCCACTGCGCGAGCTGCTCCTCGAGCGAGACCATGTCGCCGGCCAGCACGGCGGGCACCCGGTTGCCGAGCTTGCGCACCAACGCGTCGGCGACGTCGTCGATGTCGAACGGCCGCTCCTTGGCGTCCTGAGCGATGCGGGCGTGAAAAAGTACCTGCAGCAACACATCTCCGAGCTCTTCGCACAGCTCGTCGGGGTTGCCGTTGCGCACCGCGTCGAACACCTCGTAGGTCTCCTCGAGCAGGTAGCGGCGCAGCGAGTCGTGCGTCTGCTCGCTCTCCCACGGTCCCGAGGTGCGCAGCCGGTCCATCAGCGCGACGGCGTCGACCAGCCGCTCCCCCGGCGGCGCCGCGGGCGCCGAGATCACGTCCTCGCCCGCGGCCAGTCGCGCCTTGACCGCCGGGTGCTCCGGATCCGAGGACAGCAGCACCGGGGCGGCGTCCTCGTCGGTGTCGTCGGAGAACACCGGCCGCGCCGACGGCAGCGACCACGGGACCTTGACCGGCATCTCCTCGGTGTACTGCACATCCTCGGACAGCAGCACGATCGCGTCGACGGGGATCAGCGACGGCCGCCGCGGGTCGACCAGCACGACGGTCATGACTGCTCGTCCTGCGCCGACCCGAGCCGGGTGATGTCCACCGAGTCCTGGGGTTTGCCGTCCAGCGCCAGCACCAGCCCCGCGACCATCTTCAGCAGTTCGACGTCACGGATGCGCGGCGCCCCGATGCCGTCGCCGGCGCGCGGGATCGGCACCTGCACGGTGTTGGTGGTGGCCCGGTAGTTGGCGCTCGGGTACATCCGCTTGAGCCGCAGCTGCTGGGAGTCCAGCAGGTGCAGCGGCGCCAGCCGCAGCGTGGCGTCCGAGATCGTGCTGGCCTCGGTGATGCCGTAGGCCTTGAGCAGCAACCGCAGCCGCGCCACCGCGACCAGTCGCTGCGCGGCCTCGGGCAGCGGGCCGTAGCGGTCGACGAGCTCGTCGACGACGGCGCTGACGGCGTCCTGGTCCGGGGCCGCGGCCAGCCGCCGGTAGCCCTCCAGCCGCAGCCGGTCGCTGCCGATGTACTCCGGCGGCAGATGCGCGTCGACCGGAAGATCGATCCGCACATCCTTCGGTTCCTCCGGCGCCGCAACGGTTTTCCCGTCGGCGGCGGCGCGGTAGGCCTCGACGGCCTCACCGACCAGCCGCACGTACAGATCGAAGCCGACACCGGCGACGTGGCCGGACTGCTCGACGCCGAGCACGTTGCCCGCGCCGCGGATCTCGAGGTCCTTCATCGCCACCGCCATGCCCGCGCCGAGCTCGTTGTTCTGCGCGATGGTGGCCAGCCGGTCGTAGGCGGTCTCGGTCAGCGGTGCGTCGGGCGGATACAGGAAGTAGGCGTAGCCGCGCTCCCGGCTGCGCCCCACGCGACCGCGCAGCTGGTGCAGCTGGGACAGGCCGAACGTGTCGGCGCGCTCCACGATCAGGGTGTTGGCGTTGGAGATGTCCAGCCCGGTCTCGACGATCGTCGTGCACACCAGGATGTCGTAGTCGCGGTTCCAGAAGCCCTCGACGGTCTTCTCCAGCAACTCCTCGGGCATCTGGCCGTGCGCGACGACGACGCGGGCCTCCGGCACCAGCTCCTGCACCTTGGCGGCGGCCTGGTCGATGGTGCGCACCCGGTTGTGGATGTAGAACGCCTGCCCGTCGCGCAGCAGTTCGCGGCGCAGCGCGGCGGCCACCTGCTTGTCGTCGTACGGGCCGACGTAGGTGAGCACCGGGTAACGCTCCTCGGGCGGGGTGAGGATCGTCGACATCTCCCGGATGCCGGCCAGGCTCATCTCCAGCGTGCGCGGGATCGGGGTGGCGCTCATCGTCAGCACGTCGACGTGGGTGCGCATCGACTTGATGTGTTCCTTGTGCTCGACCCCGAAGCGCTGCTCCTCGTCGACGATGACCAGCCCGAGGTCCTTCCACGTCACCCCGGTCTGCAGCAGCCGGTGGGTGCCGATCGCGATGTCGACGCTGCCGTCCTTGAGGCCCTCGATCACCGCGCGCGACTCGGCGGGGTCGGTGAACCGCGACAGCCCCTTGACGGTGACCGGGAACCCGGCCATCCGCTGGGTGAACGTCTGCAGGTGCTGGTCGGCCAGCAGCGTCGTCGGCACCAGCACCGCGACCTGTTTGCCGTCCTGCACCGCCTTGAACGCCGCGCGCACCGCGATCTCGGTCTTGCCGTAGCCGACGTCGCCGCAGATCACCCGGTCCATCGGGACCGGTTTCTCCATGTCGGCCTTGACCTCCTGGATGGCGGTCAGCTGGTCCACGGTCTCGGTGAACCCGAACGCGTCCTCCATCTCGGCCTGCCACGGGGTGTCCGGGCTGAACGCGTGCCCGGGCGAGGCCTGCCGTTTGGCGTACAGCGACACCAGCTCGGCGGCGATCTCGCGGACCGCCTTGCGCGCCTTGGTCTTGGTGTTGGCCCAGTCGCTGCCGCCGAGCCTGCTCAGCGTCGGCGACTCGCCGCCGACGTAGCGGCTCAGCTGGTCCAGCGAGTCCATCGGCACGTACAGCTTGTCGGTGCCGCCGCCGCGCTTGCTCGACGCGTACTCCAGCACCAGGTACTCGCGGCGGGCGCCGCCGACGACCCGTTCGGTCATCTCGACGAACCGGCCGATGCCGTGCTGGTCGTGCACGACGAGGTCGCCCGCGGTCAGCGCCAGCGGGTCGACGACGTTGCGGCGTTTGGCGGCCAGCTTCTTGCCCTCGACGGCGGTGGTGCGGCTGCCGGTCAGGTCGGCCTCGGTGATCACCACCAGCTTCGCGCCCGGGATCACCACCCCGTCGTGCAGCGGACCCTTGAGGACCCCGACGACCCCCTCCTTGAGGTCCTCACCCGGCTCCAGCAGCACCGCGGCGGTGTCGGCCTCGCGCAGCTGCTCGACGACGCGCTGCGCGGTGCCGGTGCCCGGGGTGACGACGGCGGCCAGCCCGCCGGTGGCCACGTGGGCGCGCAGCATCGCGAAGATCTCGCCGACGTTGTGCTGCTGACCGCGCGCCGACGGGGCGGGCCGGATGTCGACCTCCAGCGCGGCCTCGTCGGACAGCTGGGACAGCGTCCACCAGGGGTGGCCGCTCTGCCGGGCGGCGGCGCGGGCGTCCGCGAGCTCGACGAAGCCGGAGGCGCCCAGCGCCTCCAGGTCGATCGGCGCGTCGCCGCCCACCGCGGCCGTCGACCACGACGCCTCCAGGAACTCGCGGCCGGTCTTGATCAGGTCGGCGGCGCGGGTGCGCACCTTCTCCGGATCGCAGATCAGCAGCGGGGTGCCCTCGGGCAGGTGCTCGGTCAGCGTGGTCAGCTCACTGCTCTTGAGCAGCGGCAGAAGCGCCTCCATCCCGTCGACGGGGATGCCCTCGGACAGCTTGGCCAGCATGTCGGGCACGGTGCCGGGCAGGGTGTTCTCCCGCACCGGGTGCTCGCGGGCCAGTTCGGCGGCGCGGGCCCGCACCTCGTCGGTGAGCAGCAGTTCGCGGCACGGCACCGCGATGACGGTGTCGATCTCGATCTCGGGGATGGACCGCTGGTCGGCCACCGAGAACATGCGCATCTCGGAGACCTCGTCGCCCCAGAACTCGATGCGCACCGGGTGCTCGTAGGTGGGCGGGAACAGGTCGAGGATGCCGCCGCGGACGGCGAACTCGCCGCGCTTGCCGACCATGTCGACGCGGGTGTAGGCGCGTTCGACCAGCGCCGCGATGGTGTCGTCGAAGTCGGCGTCCTGCCCGACGGTCAGCGTCACCGGTTCGACGGCGTCGACGTCGGGCGACATCGGCTGCAGCAGCGAGCGGGCGGTGGTCACCACGACCCGCAGCGGCGGGCCGAGCCGGGCGTCGTCGGGATGGGTGAGCCGGCGCAGCACCATCAGCCGGGCGCCGACGGTGTCCACACCGGGTGAGAGCCGCTCGTGCGGCAGCGTCTCCCACGACGGGAACAGCGCGACGGCGTCGCCGTACACGCCGCGCAGTTCGGCGGTCAGGTCGTCGGCCTCTCGTCCGGTCGCGGTGACCACGACCAGCGGGCCGGTGCGGGCCAGCGCGCACGCGACGAAGACCCGGGCGGCAGCCGGGCCGACGAGGGCGAGATCAGCGGGTCTGTCGGCGGCGCGGCGCACGACCTCGGTCAGCGACGGATCGCGCAGTGCCAGTTCGACGAGCCCCGCGATCGGGGTAGGGGCGGTGAGGGTCCCCGATGCGGTCATGATGGGTCCATCCTAGGCAAACCGCCGAAAAGCTTGCCGGAGCGGGCACTTCGCGTGGCCTGAGTCACCTTCACGGCTCGGCCGCGGTGCTCACTCGTCGAGCAGGGGCGGGTCCTTCTCCAGATGCATCAGCCCGTTCCAGCACAGGTTGACCAGGTGCGCGGCGACGACCTCTTTCTTCGGCTCACGCACGTCGAGCCACCACTGCGCGGTCATCGACACCGAGCCGACCAGCGCCTGGGCGTACAGCGGCGCCATCTCCGGGTCCAGTCCGCGCCGGGAGAAGTCACCGGCCAGGATCGACGACACCTGGTTGACGGCCTCGTTGAGCAGCGTGGAGTAGGTGCTGCCCGAGTTGATCGACGCCGGGGAGTCGCGGATCAGGATGCGGAACCCGTCGGTGTGCTCGTCGATGTAGGTCAGCAGCGCCAGCGCGACCCGTTCGATGCGCAACCGGGCGCGGTTGTTGGTCATCCGGGTCAGCGATGAGGTGATGCCGTCCAGCAGCGCCGACATCTCCCGGTCGACGACCACCGCGTACAGCCCCTCCTTGCCGCCGAAGTGCTCGTAGACGACGGGTTTGGAGACGTTGGCGCGCTGCGCGATCTCCTCGATGGAGGTGCCCTCGTAGCCGCGCTCGGCGAACAGCGACCGCGCGACCTGGATCAGCTGGTGGCGGCGTTCGGCACCGGTCATGCGGGCCCGAGGCGCCTTTACCTCTTTGCCGACGTCTTTGTCCAGGGCCTCCTTGTCGGGTGCTGCCACGCCTACGAGCGTATCCCCTTCAACTACCATCACCTGGTGATCAGTCCGTCGTGGTGTAATTGGCAGCACCTCTGATTTTGGTTCAGATAGTTCAGGTTCGAGTCCTGGCGACGGAGCTTTCCGACCGCGGCTGCGCGTTCCCGTATGGCGTGTCGCGTTCCCATCTGCACAGCCGAACACACAGCCGAACAGGCATCCGAACAGGCAGGGAGACCGGATGACGGCAACCACCGGAACCGCGGTCGTGGTCCTGGCGGCCGGGGCGGGCACCCGGATGAAGTCCGACACCCCGAAGGTGTTGCACACGCTGGCGGGCCGCAGCATGCTGGCCCACGCGTTGCACGCGGTGGCCAAGGTGGCGCCCGAGCACCTCGTCGTGGTGGTCGGCAAGGACCGCGAGCGGGTGATCCCGGCGGTTGAGGCGCTGGCCGCCGAGCTGGGCAGGCCCGTGGCCACCGCGGTGCAGGAGCAGCAGCTGGGCACCGGCCACGCCGTCGAGTGCGGGTTGTCGGCGCTGCCCGACGGCTTCGCCGGCACCGTCGTGGTGACCTCCGGGGACGTGCCGCTGCTGGACGCCGACACGCTGGCCGAGCTGATCGACACCCACACCTCCGGCGGCCCCGCGGCGGCGACCCTGCTCACCACCACGCTGTCCGACCCCACCGGCTACGGCCGGATCCTGCGCACCCAGGACGGTGAGGTGATCGGCATCGTCGAGCAGGCCGACGCCACTCCGTCGCAGCGGGCCATCACCGAGGTCAACGCGGGGGTGTACGCGTTCGACGCGACCGCGCTGCGGCCCGCGCTGAGCCGGCTGCGCTCCGACAACGCCCAGGGCGAGCAGTACCTGACCGACGTGATCGGGCTGGTGCGCGCCGACGGCCGCACGGTGCGCGCGGTGCACGTCGCCGACACGATGCTGGTCGCCGGGGTCAACGACCGGGTGCAGCTGGCCGAACTGAGCGCTGAGCTGAACCGGCGCATCGTGGCGGCCCACCAGCGGGCCGGGGTGACGGTGATCGACCCGGCGACCACGTGGATCGACGTCGACGTGACCATCGGCCGCGACACCGTCGTGCGGCCCGGCACCCAGTTGCTGGGGGCGACGCGCATCGGCGGGCGCTGCGAGATCGGGCCGGACACCACGCTGACCGACGTGACGGTCGGCGACGGGGCGTCGGTGGTGCGCACGCACGGCAGCGAGGCGGTGATCGGCGACGGCGCGACCGTCGGCCCGTTCACCTATCTGCGGCCGGGCACCGCGCTGGGCGCCGACGGCAAGCTGGGCGCGTTCGTCGAGACCAAGAACGCCACCATCGGCACCGGCACCAAGGTGCCGCACCTGACCTACGTCGGCGACGCCGACATCGGCGAGTACAGCAACATCGGCGCCTCCAGCGTCTTCGTCAACTACGACGGGGAAACCAAGAGCCGCACCAGGATCGGGTCACACGTGCGCACCGGATCGGACACCATGTTCGTCGCACCGGTGACGATCGGTGACGGCGCTTACACCGGGGCGGGCACTGTGGTGCGCGAGGACGTGCCGCCGGGTGCGCTGGCGGTGTCGGCCGGCCCGCAGCGCAATATCGAGGGCTGGGTGGCGCGCAAGAGGCCGGGTTCCAAGAGCGCAGCCGCGGCGGCGGCCGCCGCATCCGACACCGCGGCGGCGGCCGAACGGGCCCTGGCCGACGCGGCCGACGAGGACGAGAAGGCCTGATTGTTCGAGTTCTGGCAACCCGCGCACAAGTAGCGCGTCGACGTACGTACGATTGACCGGTATCGATTCCAACCAACGAGGGCGCACCGTGGGCACCGAGTGGACCGACAACCGCAAAAATCTGATGTTCTTCTCGGGTCGGGCGCACCCCGAACTGGCTGAACAGGTCGCGAAGGAACTCGACGTACCGGTCACCGCGCAGACCGCGCGGGACTTCGCGAACGGCGAGATCTTCGTCCGATTCGACGAATCCGTCCGTGGCTGTGACGCATTCGTGCTGCAGAGCCATCCGGCGCCACTGAACAAGTGGCTGATGGAACAGCTGATCATGATCGATGCGCTCAAGCGTGGCAGCGCCAAGCGCATCACCGCGATCCTGCCGTTCTATCCGTACGCCCGACAGGACAAGAAGCACCGCGGCCGCGAGCCGATCTCGGCGCGGCTGGTCGCCGACCTGCTCAAGACCGCGGGGGCCGACCGGATCGTCACCGTCGACCTGCACACCGACCAGATCCAGGGCTTCTTCGACGGCCCGGTGGACCACATGCGGGCGCAGAAGCTGCTGACCGGCTACATCGCCGAGCACTACTCCGACACCGACATGGTGGTCGTCTCCCCCGACTCCGGCCGCGTCCGGGTGGCCGAGAAGTGGGCCGACTCG from Mycolicibacterium phlei harbors:
- the eno gene encoding phosphopyruvate hydratase, which produces MPTIDQVGAREILDSRGNPTVEVEVLLADGSFARAAVPSGASTGEHEAVELRDGGARYGGKGVEKAVEAVLDEIGPAIIGLQADDQRLVDQALLDLDGTPDKSRLGANAILGASLAVAKAAAQAADLDLFRYVGGPNAHILPVPMMNILNGGAHADTGVDVQEFMIAPIGASSFKEALRWGAEVYHSLKSVLKKQGLATGLGDEGGFAPDVAGTKAALDLIASAIEGAGYKLGTDVALALDVAATEFFTAGEGYKFENEVRTAEQMGQFYASLLDTYPLLSIEDPLSEDDWDGWVALTAAIGDRVQLVGDDLFVTNPERLEEGIQKGAANALLVKVNQIGTLTETLDAVTLAHNSGYRTMMSHRSGETEDTTIADLAVAVGSGQIKTGAPARSERVAKYNQLLRIEENLGDAARYAGDLAFPRFAVEAK
- a CDS encoding Ppx/GppA phosphatase family protein, whose amino-acid sequence is MRVGAIDCGTNSIRLLIADRVDGRLTDVHREMRIVRLGQGVDATGRFAPEAIERTRAALADYAELMRHHGVERLRMVATSATRDAANRDVFFAMTAEVLGPVVDGAVAEVITGTEEAALSFRGAVAELDAAAAPFVVVDLGGGSTEVVLGTAESGPAVVASRSVDIGCVRLTERCLHSDPPTAAEIAAAREVVRDALAQAFAAVPVEQARTWVGVAGTMTTLSALAQNMATYDSERIHLSRVRLDDLLPVCARLIAMPRAERAVLGPMHEGRVDVIGGGAIVVEELAAALAERAGIDELVVSEHDILDGIALSVI
- a CDS encoding lytic transglycosylase domain-containing protein, which codes for MPPVRWMRAVAVLGATALLLASSCSWQLGTPIPEGVPPPPGDPVPAIDTYAEGRPADQLHEWAAERAPALGIPVAALEAYAYAARVAEVENPDCKLAWTTLAGIGQVESHHGTYRGAEITANGDVEPPIRGVWLDGSGGNLEILDNEAVSHDGDSQYARAMGPMQFIPETWRLYGVDANNDGEINVDNMDDAALSAAGYLCWTGKDLSTPRGWMAALRAYNHSDQYARAVRDWATAYANGHPL
- a CDS encoding nucleoside triphosphate pyrophosphohydrolase; protein product: MTVVLVDPRRPSLIPVDAIVLLSEDVQYTEEMPVKVPWSLPSARPVFSDDTDEDAAPVLLSSDPEHPAVKARLAAGEDVISAPAAPPGERLVDAVALMDRLRTSGPWESEQTHDSLRRYLLEETYEVFDAVRNGNPDELCEELGDVLLQVLFHARIAQDAKERPFDIDDVADALVRKLGNRVPAVLAGDMVSLEEQLAQWEERKALEKRAKRAFSAMDDVPTAQPALALAQKVIDRVTAAGLPADLIPPQITAVTVRADGDAENTLRSAVLDFMDTVRVAERAIAAARRGGEPDELVDAALGTVTEEEWRAHWPGSG
- a CDS encoding FtsB family cell division protein, which translates into the protein MPEAKRPDPKRRSPSSRPGKPGKGGPAGKGRPRAAARREPRTADSRPAGDADTGDTSVIIRRAMESAEQQSEQRFGSAARRAAILAAVVCVLTLTIAGPVRTYFAQRTEMQQLKATEEQLRAQIAELEQQKVKLADPVFVAAQARERLGFVMPGEIPYQVQLPPEAVTPVTEEEEQALAVDPGQPWYTSLWHTIADAPHGVTPPPGEGPEVPGPPPAGPDVPPPPPVPGG
- a CDS encoding DUF501 domain-containing protein produces the protein MVSRADLDAVAKQLGREPRGVLEIAYRCPNGEPGVVKTAPRLPDGTPFPTLYYLTHPALTAAASRLESAGVMREMTERLQADEELAAAYRAAHEAYLAERDAIESLGTTFSGGGMPDRVKCLHVLIAHSLAKGPGVNPFGDEALAMLADDPALAGVIDPERWRR
- the mfd gene encoding transcription-repair coupling factor, with protein sequence MTASGTLTAPTPIAGLVELALRDPSLTEVVRRAADRPADLALVGPAAARVFVACALARTGPLVVVTATGREADDLTAELRGVYGDAVALFPSWETLPHERLSPGVDTVGARLMVLRRLTHPDDARLGPPLRVVVTTARSLLQPMSPDVDAVEPVTLTVGQDADFDDTIAALVERAYTRVDMVGKRGEFAVRGGILDLFPPTYEHPVRIEFWGDEVSEMRMFSVADQRSIPEIEIDTVIAVPCRELLLTDEVRARAAELAREHPVRENTLPGTVPDMLAKLSEGIPVDGMEALLPLLKSSELTTLTEHLPEGTPLLICDPEKVRTRAADLIKTGREFLEASWSTAAVGGDAPIDLEALGASGFVELADARAAARQSGHPWWTLSQLSDEAALEVDIRPAPSARGQQHNVGEIFAMLRAHVATGGLAAVVTPGTGTAQRVVEQLREADTAAVLLEPGEDLKEGVVGVLKGPLHDGVVIPGAKLVVITEADLTGSRTTAVEGKKLAAKRRNVVDPLALTAGDLVVHDQHGIGRFVEMTERVVGGARREYLVLEYASSKRGGGTDKLYVPMDSLDQLSRYVGGESPTLSRLGGSDWANTKTKARKAVREIAAELVSLYAKRQASPGHAFSPDTPWQAEMEDAFGFTETVDQLTAIQEVKADMEKPVPMDRVICGDVGYGKTEIAVRAAFKAVQDGKQVAVLVPTTLLADQHLQTFTQRMAGFPVTVKGLSRFTDPAESRAVIEGLKDGSVDIAIGTHRLLQTGVTWKDLGLVIVDEEQRFGVEHKEHIKSMRTHVDVLTMSATPIPRTLEMSLAGIREMSTILTPPEERYPVLTYVGPYDDKQVAAALRRELLRDGQAFYIHNRVRTIDQAAAKVQELVPEARVVVAHGQMPEELLEKTVEGFWNRDYDILVCTTIVETGLDISNANTLIVERADTFGLSQLHQLRGRVGRSRERGYAYFLYPPDAPLTETAYDRLATIAQNNELGAGMAVAMKDLEIRGAGNVLGVEQSGHVAGVGFDLYVRLVGEAVEAYRAAADGKTVAAPEEPKDVRIDLPVDAHLPPEYIGSDRLRLEGYRRLAAAPDQDAVSAVVDELVDRYGPLPEAAQRLVAVARLRLLLKAYGITEASTISDATLRLAPLHLLDSQQLRLKRMYPSANYRATTNTVQVPIPRAGDGIGAPRIRDVELLKMVAGLVLALDGKPQDSVDITRLGSAQDEQS